The following is a genomic window from Elaeis guineensis isolate ETL-2024a chromosome 10, EG11, whole genome shotgun sequence.
tttattttttttatttggatagctatcatactaatgatttatttattgttgtttcaggtcagtctccatcagtagtgaggtgagggtgagatccatcgaagaatctcgctttagagcattggagataTGAGCACTCAAGATAGCATCtccgtattgagataccatccAGCTACACCAGAtctattaggggatggtgcgagccatgacagaccgagctggacatcatatgctgcagctatACCCCTGTGATTCTTTTCAATTGGCATCACATTGTaccgactcagagagagattttttatacccaattatagataaaataaattatactgtaaatatttaattagcacagtattcttctaatatttgttattggtatggtgtatttgatattattgattttaaggAGGATCACGTGCAGCGAGCTGtagatgctcatttatctttacgtttcaaggagtatcaccaccgcatccatcagcattgatATCATGTGATACAgaatcatggggtggaggcaatGCGGTagtggccctatgacagcatcactatggatgattaggCTCTCATataccggcattacgaggatccagcatatcaggttacacatccaaactttttttttagagtttaatgatggaaccatttatttttaaatttagtttattacctactaatttgactgctaactgtacagagaagatgtgctcAGAATATCATGAATCGGACAAGACAGATCGTATcacattatgggggttcgaggtcgttcgctcatcacatggagcagatgataagtaatttttaattagtatattttaactctctaactatttaaaaattatttaattaattattcttaaattgcAAAGAGATGCAGAAAgtgacgagcttcctggtaggatcgatatctactagcagacccaccagcgacgattaggagagtggacgacggagagccaggagctttttataattttttataattatttttttattcacaatttgattttcagtataaaattaaaatagttataattttaattttcaagatcgtataaTAGACATCAGATCCTAGTCTATCCCTGAGGGCACGACCACactcacagatgatgagatctgtgatcaggtatttggtacgagatcctgttatattaggagtttagggtatgggatcactactcTCTCATCTTCACGCTCGTTcaggactgacatccatgctgcctacAATGCTCGACTAACGGAGATGCAGAGGTAGGCTGAGCAGTGaactgatgagttgactgcacgTGTCGAGAGTACCAACGGCTCCAGAttcagatgatggagcagatagcatagatggagcagatgatgcagctgatgaggcagtagcAGATCGGTCCGAACTCATCTGAGCACTTCTCTTCTCCAGTCCGTTCTCCTTCTACAAATACCGACACTTGATGGCCTATTTgtttagctttttatttttattttaaatctcttataattttaatttaatataataaaataataaaatttatttataaatctattatgtaaatttttatttttattttttatttttaatttataaaaaatattataaatataaattaaatatatatattcataaattatttttttaaaaaaatatgtgtaaattattaatgatagaattatttttgataaaatattgatcgtcaaaaaatatattagcaatgaaaaattgatcgtaaataatttttttaataaatttaaaaatatcaaaatttaatattaaattaataataatgaaaaagttttcatcataaataattaaaaatttattatcgatgaaaatttatataaaaaattattatatttgcaacataaaatgtacgtcactaatatttttttaaatttaatttttataaaaaattttaatcaaattaatagtgataaaaatattttcatcgtaaataactattagcaataaaaattttcatcaaaaattatcttatttgcaacaaaaaatttatttcactaatatttttttaaaatttaatttttataaaaatttttaattaaattaataatgatgaaaatatttttatggtaaataattgataatttattagcgataaaaatttacatcaaaaattattatatttgtgatgaaaaatttacatcactaatactttttaaatttaatttttataaaaaaatttaattaaattaatagcaatgaataatattcatcataaataattattttcttattAGCAACGTAATAATTCATcgcaaattatctttttttatgactaaaattttttatcataaataatttttgaaaaaataatttttttaatgataaaaatttttcatcgataatatcgattattagcaacaaaatttttttctatcattaaaaattattaacgacaTCATTATTTGCGATCAAATATTTGTGACGATAATTTcttcactaataactattagcgatgaaaatctattattagtgatgaatttttttcgtcgctaatatcctATTCTGTTGTAGTGGTGGCTGCTGAACTCTCAGAGCTCGACGTTGAGGGGCCACTCTCTGGATAAAATGATTCAGCCACCCTTACCTGACAAGCCTTTCGATCTCATCGTGAAGTTGGTGGCAGTCTTCAATatcgtgaccatggtcacgatggtaaaaataatatttattcggATCTTGGTGCATTTCAATCTTGTTCTCATCAGCTGAGGCTCAAGTAACTCAGGCCCCATTTGTAATAATACCTCTCTTCGAGTAACATTCAGGGACGTGTAGTTATTCTATTGTCCAAGAGGTGATGGTTGCCAAACCCTTTTCGAAGAACTGTGGGATCAACAATTTCTACCCCCATTATTCCATCTCGAGGGTCGAGAACCGAGAGTGCTGGCATCTTTTCTCCTCTCACCTTGGATGGCGCTCCTTGTTGAATCCCACTGCGGCTGAACCGATAGGAGTATCATTGGCAAAGACCTCTTTCATGTGAGCATACTTCTCTACATAGGCAAGTATATCCAGAAGATCCCGAAGATAAATCTTAACTAACGACTTTTCAAGTCGTTCTTCAGTAGACTGTTCATCATTACAGCCATTGCGATCGACTGGTTCAGGTTTTGGACCTCCAGGATCATCACGTTGAATCTATTCGTAAAAGAGCAGATTGACTCATCCTCCTTTTACTTGATGGTATGGAGATAGTCGAACTGCTTCTATTGTCAccgactgctgatgaaatgaTCGATGAAAGATCGATACAAGTCCTTAAAGGAATGGATAGACGTCAGTCTCAAAATCGAGTACCACTATCGAGCAGCCCCCTTAAGGGTTAGAGAGAACATTCGATAGAGGATTACATCTGCTGCTCCCCAAAGGAGCATGGCCACTTTGAATGTCTTCACATGATCGACGGAGTCGGTGGTCTTGTCGTAGATCTCCAGCTAAGGCAATTTGAAGTACAAAGGGAGTGGTTTCTGCACAATCCTCGAGATGAAGGGCGGCTGGCTGTTATATCCTTCGTAAGGCAGCATCGAGGAGCCATTATTGTTGAGGGTCTTTTCTATTTTCTGGCCCAACTGCTAGTCGAACTCCTGAAATCGtctttcaaaatcaacttcatGGACAGTATCAGCCTCAGAGCGTAGAGGAGATCGACATCTGGGGGTTGAGTCGTGGCTCGATTATGGGCTTGGAGATCGTCGCCTGACCGATTGTTGGGCCCTAAGGCGACTTTAATGAGTCTACCTCCTCTTCGGACTTTAAGAAAGCATCTACGGCTCTAGTTGAGGTGGTGGCTACGGAGTCATAGTCAAAGTAGGATTCAACAGAGGCGCCGCTGCAAAAGGCACAAGCGACACCACCAAAGAAATTATATGACACACCATTGTAGGAGATGTAGGTACAGCTTAGGAAGGCTGTAGCACCACTTAAAAGGGCACGAGAAAGATCTAGACTGCATGGATCGCGGTCGTTAGATGTTGAACTTGCTAGAAGAGTTGATCGAATTGGTCGACCGTGACTGACGTTGACTGGACCGATTGAACTGATGGTGGGACGACCGGTTGAACCGACAGAGGAATTTTCGATGCCAGCGGTTGAATTTAATTGTCAGCTTGGTTGATCGCTTGTCGGAAAGCGACAGCATTGAAAAGCCCGAAAGATGCCCGTCTTGGAGCCATGAATGTGAATGTAGATCCTTTCTCTATCTGTTGCGGTTTAAATCGGTTGAGATCGGATGACGGACACCTGGTTCTCGTGTAGGGATGCCAgtgctggagtgacctgcaaaataagtcctaATCGAAGGTTGTAGCTCCAGCGAAGAccttccaatgctcaagtcaaaaaagcaaaaaataaaaaaacagcaACGGATTCTCTGAGAGAGGTTTGATTGGACTTATTTGGGTCCTCGGGGCTCTAGTTGTTTATGTAGAAGGATGTCGGACAGCTGAGTTATTAGCTGTAAGATTGCATGATCCCGAGATTATCGGACTGTTGGATATACTAAATTGGGCGAGATAATTCAACCCCCATCTATTCGAAATAGACAGCTGTCATATACGTTGAAGAGATAAGTCGGCTGAGCAATTCATATATAGATCAAACTTCGggaatgcctcaactcagcaTGGAAATGGACTTTTCAATTCGTATGGCGGTCAACAGTCGTGTTGATGATCTAAAAACTTAAAATATCTTATAATATAGTACTGATCCGAGGTACTCACCATAATCACCGTGATACTGAGCTATAACTTAGAGGTTCCAAAGAATCCAGAGCCCATATTTGTGAATATCAATCGTACGATTTCCAAATCATAAATACCTCACACGAACCCACTTCGTTTTCAAGCAATTTCACGTTTCAGTCCAAAAACGCGACCTCAGGTTCATGACCCACACTCTCCCAATCCTGTGTTCACAAACATAggacataaaagaagaaaaataaaaccgATCAACATCACCATTCCTGTGCGTTTGACCACATTTCCTAAAACTGAGTACAAAGCCGACAAAACAAACCATTCCTTGTTCCCTCCAATCTCTTTATACATCCATTTATTCACCATGGCCTAAAagacaaagaagaagcaaaacataaaaggtaaaggagatgaGATCCAAACAACAAACGTTCAATGCTTTGCTTTTTTTTGGAACACCCAGCACTTTGGTTTTCTTAGTATGGCTTCTTTGGAGCACTGAAGAAATCGAAGGGTGGTTGGTTCTCACCACCTACTTCTTCTTCTCCATCGTCCACGCTCTCGGACCCTGCTGAGGCAGTGTTTAGACTTCCGGATGATCTCTCCTCCCAGATCCCGGTGGGTTGCAACGGGAACAGCTGCAGCGTCTCATGGGGGCCGTTCAGGTTGGCATGACCAACATCACTGCGGTCCGTTCCAGTGGCATGATGATCATAATGGTAAGCTCGATGAGGTGAGTTGCTGCATGCCTGTGGACTTCTCTCTTGGCTCACTTGAAACTCTGGTCTTGGATTCATGTTCATAGCTCTGGGTAAGAAAATGCTAGGGAACTGTGGTTGGTGGCAACCAACTCCACCAACCTGTGGTACTGTAGAGTAATATGGGCCGCGAACAACTGCATGAAAGATGGGCCACAACACCATCCAATAGATGAtacgatgagagagagagaaagagatatgtttcaaaaaaaaaaagggtgatgatgagagagagagagagggagaaataaTGTAGTTTTTATTTGTAAACTTTAACGTAGTTCCAACAGTTACACAACAATGCAAAAGTTAATCGGTAGTACAATTTTTTTTAATCCAAGTgtataaaagaaaaaacaataatAACTTGCGTAGAAAATTAATATAAGAGCTACTAGAGATAAAAGTAGGAGATCAGCTGTAATCTAAAAATATACACGAAAAATGAAGGGGAAGAATTGAGGGAGAAGTCTGGTGGACGGCTGAGAATATTATAGGATAGTTGTTCAATCTGGTGCAAATAAAAAGTAACCGCTAAGGGAACAAGAAGACAGATGGCTggtgttttttttaaaaaaaaaaaaaaaaaatgggagtTACTGAAGGGTAGTTAAAACATAAGCAAATGCATGAGAATGGTAGCAAAGCAGGAGAAGCATCAGACCCAAAACTAGAAAGAAAGTATTATGAACAAAGAAGCAAACAGAAAGGTAAAAGTAAATTTCTGAAATTACACAAGGAAAGAGAAGTCCATTAAGCACGATCTCTTATGCACGCAAACAAGTAAAAGATCATTAATTATACTTCCAGCTTAAGCAAAAATGATGCATTAAATACTACACTGTATAGATAAGATCGGAAACATAACCAATATAAATGGAACCATAATGACAACCTGCATGATAAATACAGTTTTTAAGTGTGGGAGGAAAAACAagaaccaaaaaaagaaaaaacctatctcaagcaaataaaaagaaaggatggATCACTGGCCTCAAACCCTTCAAAAAATAATTAGCCAACTTCAATCAAAGACAGCCCAAGAGGCTCACCATTGGTGCAAGTTGGTGGAGGAGGTGGTGAGAGGGCCGGTGCCTGCGGTGCCGGGAGGTGGAGGTGTCGGCTATAGTAGGCAAAGCTCTCCTCCTTCTGCTTCTGCCGCTGCCGAGCCTTGTGGTTCTGAAACCAGTAGAACACATTCTTCCCCTCGATACTCCCGTACTCCCTCAGCATGCCGGTTATCTGCTGTATCTGCTCCGCGCTCGGCGTCCGCATTCCCTGCCGGTAGAACCCCTCCAGCATCGCAATCTGCTCCTTGGTCGGACTCCACCGAGAGCCCAACAACGACGGCGACGAGGCCGATGCCGATCCCTTGCATTCCTCCATGGCTAGAGAAAGCTATAGAGAACCAAGGGGAGGAGCTTGATGTGAAGTAGGGTTTTTCTGAGGGGTGGCctcttttatgcatgcatgaagggTGGTGGGGGTGGGGTTGACAGTGTGATATCTATTTGTCATGTAGTGGGGTCAAGAAACGTGAGAGGGGAGAGCGGGGTGGGTTGGAGCTCGGCATGCGTGTGGTTTCTGGCGCTGGCGAGCTCTGAAATCATGGCCGGGAGCTGCCGAGGGGCATTGAATGGGGTGGGCAGCAGTTGGGGTGGGAGATTATTACGGAATTGGGTTTTGGATCTGGGGGCAATGGCCAATGACTATGGGTTACTTCTGGATTGGACTTTGGAGCTCATAATGAGTAGGCTTTTATCCCCTCGGAAATTGATGATATAAATTCTTCCGTTGTGTTATTTGATTTGATAGGACCTTGGTCTCTTTTCTTCTACTTATGGCATACATTCGACTGTTTATAGGAAAAGTAATTATGTATGCAGTATTTGCAGTGATCCATTCGGTTGATTATATTGGTGATTATCATGTGACTTAACATACTTATGGATATCACTGCTATACTTGGTAATCCTGATTGTCAACTTGGCATTGTGGAAGTATTTCAATGTATTGTGCATGTATAGAATGATAGGCTACAAAGGAGGAATAGAAAAGGGATAACGAAGGATATATCAATTAATTCAACTTATGTATGCTTCTGTTCACACCCACCAAATACTTTCTTTCATCTAATCGGACTAAATCAAGCAGAACAAAGGCTATTAATTCTTGGAAATCACACACACTAACCAGTACACAGCGAATAATTTAAAAACAGTCTTAGGGTGGATGAGTGCGCAAGCGCTGAAGCATGCTTCCCCTAGGGACATAAATGATGGCACGAAATCCATTCTAATCACCTGGAGATTCTGTGGGAATTCGTAGGAAAGCAAACAAAGAAACCAGCCAAAAATGTTAACGTGAAAAAGGGCATGTTCGTGTGCATGGTAGTCAGCAGCCGAGTTACGGAGTTATACTTGGGCCCGGAACTCGACAGGAAGAGATTAGGTCCCTAGCCTATAAATAATAGGTTCTACTAGCTGAGAGGAGCTATCTATAGGATGGCAGAAGAGAAATGAGGGAGCTTTGGGAAATGGAGAGCTAGCCTTTTGCAGCAGGCTGGGCGGTGAGTGAGAGGGAGACCAAACGGCGAGGGGGATGCTGGGAATCTCTCCAATGCTTACATATGGAGGGAAAGAGAGAAGGCTAAGCCTTTGGGTGGGGAAGAGGTGTTGGTGGCTTTTTGGGAGGCGAGTCAAGAGAAAGAGTGGGAGGAAGGTGGTCGGGTGTTTTCCCACCGGGAGAGGCAGCGCCACCTTTCAGCGTTGTCTCGTGAACTCCAActgcttcctcttcctctctctcatgCACGCCCGGATCCGAGCGTATTGGTTGGGCGTGTCAGCGGAACGGAGCAGCAACAACCATGGAGTCGGACGGCCGTTAACAAGTCCTTCTGGTGGGAGTACTCAAGGTGACATTGCAATATGTGTGAACAAAGTCTGAAATCTTTGTTTTGGTTAAATGGTACATAGACGTCATTTTCGAGGAGGGCGGCATTGATAGCTTCTTAAAAGGTGAATCACATGGTAATTCAACGAGTCCTTTGCGTACTAAttcgatttaaattttttttatcaatttaatatgtatatcaatttatttattaaaataatataaattttataaaatattattttaaataatattatcttaaaaaaatatcatttgaaatgatattttttcatccGAATCAGCATCCACCTGGACACAAGAAAAATGCCGTTCaataggaaaaaaatagaaaaaatgctACTCAGGAtggtatttttaaatttataattttttatttatatttttataaatcattatttaaaataatatttttagaaataccatccaaaatagtatttttaaaaatatcattttttatgatatttttaaatttataaattttttttatttatatgttttacataattttttttagatacagtatttttttattattatttatattttttatgcataattttaaattaatttaaataattttttaatatgaattttttttcaacttGTTTTCGAAGATCATGACAAACTATATCGCAACCTAACacttgaaattaaacaaataaaataataaaataattaataatataaaatataataaaaatatatagtttacaaaaaaatctcacaatattataaataaaaaatactaagtcctaTACGGATGTCGTTGTGCCCGTAATTATTGAGAAGGTCCTCAACGATTACTCTTGCTTCTGTATCACCTATGATGGCCCCTCTCTTATATTAGTGGATATCTCCTGAACATACATAATAAGTCCTGTTGGATCATCTGTAAGCTGAATGACCCCCTCAACCTTCTCATCTGCATTCAATGATGGATTCATAACAAAAAAATTAGACCACTCAAATGAAGAGTCATGATGCCAACTTGGACACGGTGCTATCATCTGAGACATGTAGAAAAATAAAGTCCTTGGCATTTGTGGATTAAAAAGTAGTGGCATATATCCAAATGATATttctaagataatttttttttgctgatCTTAACCTTCGgttcatgatatattttatttttattttttaaaccaaTTTTTTTAGATACgtgatatatttttgataaattattttaaaaataacgaTAAATgggtaaaaaattttatattttcttattattatgtataatttttttatgcatgatattattttcaaaatctagatagCCCTTTTAATGTGACACTTTCTTTCTCAACTTCTTTTCGAGATACATGTGAAAATCATGACAAACCATATAGCATCCTAATACTTGGATTAAACAAGCAAGATATCTATAACTCCgatagaaataataataaataatataagtagAACAAAAGTATACAGTTTACAAAAAAATTCTACAGTACTACAAATTCAAAAAATACTAAGTTCCACAAGGATGTCGTAGTGCCTATGGCCGCTTGTACCTTCTCACAAAGGTCCTTAATGATCACTCCTACTCTTGCTCCTGTGTCACTTGTGATGGTCCCTCCCCTATAACAGTGGCGTCTCCTGAACATGCATATCCGGAATAACAGGTGCTGCTGGAGTATCTACGAGCTGAGTGACCCCCTCAACTCCCTCATATAAATTCAATGATGGGTCTGAAACAAAAAAATCAGACTATTCAGATGAAAAATTATGATGCCAACTCAGTCCCGATGCTGTCATCTAGGGCATGTAGGAAGACGAATGCCCtagcatctgtggatcaaaaaatGGTGGCATATGTGCAGCATGTGGCAATGACATCTGTGGAATATATGGTGCTGGCATATCTGGAGCATGTGGTGAtggtgtatatctcatatctgatgcATAAGATGCTCCAATCATCATCGATGTCCCTAAACATGATCTCTCCATCTCCTGCAGTATTCGGATCTGTTTATCCTCATCAATCGCAAATAAAGActgcatcaaaataaataagtgacaCCTTAGCAATCTATATATTAAGTCCATCCGTGCAACTCTATGGTAATATGGATAATACATGATCTGTGTATGGcttccacaaaaactgatagagttaaacaTAAAGTCGGATTAGTAAGCTCATTTTTCAATAGACTATGAATACTACAAATTTATgtgtatataaattaaaattaccagTCTACATGTATCAGTTAATGGATCCAACTGATCTCTATAAACTCGTGCCACCTTTGTCGACACATGGTGAACgtcgaatgcaacgttccatctgctcGACAATATATTcacattaattaaattttatcgataattaaattttataagtaataaaattaatatttgtatACCTATATCCCTAAGGTGCATCTAATCTGAATGGAATATTGGGATCATGCTGCTCTGGAGGCATGTCAAGCAACTGTCTCTGTAagggactgatagtcggcatcctCTCCCATGTCCAAATCTACCAATTCAAAAATAATCATATATGATATGTCCAATTAGAATTATAATACAacatagaaaattaaaatttatatttctcaTACCTGCAATAACATAAGATAACCTCCGATCTCTAACTGTACTATCGCAGAACCCCGACATATAGCCCTATacagacaagctagtactgcattgCCCCAACTAAGCCTACGAGTAAAATCTAAATACTCTAATAATAGTAATAACATCAACTTTACCTCtaataatttatatttctgaCATACTGTCGCACCATCTCCTTTAGTGCATCATTTCCAATGtgaaaatatcgataatgatCATCCAAATACTATATCCTCAatcatgaatgatcaaaaaaCTATGCATCATACTGAAATCCTAATAATCGATAGCACATATCTTGCCACTCTAGAATGTCAAGAGTAGGATCAGCTCTTGTAACTGCCTCACCATCAACTGATAGTCTGATGAGGACACTAACATCCTGTAACGTGATAGTCGACTCATCGAATGGAAGATGAAATATGTGTATCTTTGGACGTCATCTCTTAAGTAAAGCAAtaataagaccaacatccatCTGTATGTGTCCAATCTGTTAAACTCCATAAAACttcaaatatcataaataatctaaaacTCTATCTGGGATGCCCTCCGTCCTCCATATGTCAGCATCAGCTCATCGTAATCAGAGGTGTCTAGGTTCCTGCAATAAGatagaataattagataatgtgtATCTctcaaacaaaattttttttaataaaaatataaatagtaagaATATAATACTTACATTACCATCTATGATGGCTTGTGAGCAATGACTCTTCtgtaatgtaagaatactgcaGTCTTGAGGGCCCAGATGCCATCTCTCATAAGTCATAGCACACTAATGACTTTAAAACAATAACATACATCCCAAGTGTATTAGAGCATGAGAAATATGATACTAATTTATTTCATGATAAATATAACTCTGCAATTATACATAGAGCAATGGAGAGGCTAATACACAATTTGAAACATAGATTATACAACAGTTCAACTATCGAAATtacataaaataatacataactcTAAAAATACATGAAATATAACATAACTCTTTAATATCTTTCATTATTTAAAGTTGATGTGTGTGGAAGTAACCTAAGACAATGATGACGATCATGACCATGTTCTCTTCAAATGCCATAATGATTTTTGTTTCTCATTTGCCTATCATCTATCTCATTTTG
Proteins encoded in this region:
- the LOC114914129 gene encoding WUSCHEL-related homeobox 2; this encodes MEECKGSASASSPSLLGSRWSPTKEQIAMLEGFYRQGMRTPSAEQIQQITGMLREYGSIEGKNVFYWFQNHKARQRQKQKEESFAYYSRHLHLPAPQAPALSPPPPPTCTNVVRGPYYSTVPQVGGVGCHQPQFPSIFLPRAMNMNPRPEFQVSQERSPQACSNSPHRAYHYDHHATGTDRSDVGHANLNGPHETLQLFPLQPTGIWEERSSGSLNTASAGSESVDDGEEEVGGENQPPFDFFSAPKKPY